One Leptolyngbyaceae cyanobacterium DNA window includes the following coding sequences:
- a CDS encoding DUF2605 domain-containing protein, whose protein sequence is MLNSNLPEPELLRSLLQPLLEDFQYWFGRSRNLLETEQIAFLTSQQQSDLLERVKQAQNEVSTVQMLFNATGGQAGVETATLIPWHHLLMECWQVGMRFRMEKSAQ, encoded by the coding sequence ATGCTTAACTCCAATCTGCCTGAGCCTGAATTGCTCAGAAGCCTTTTGCAGCCATTGCTAGAAGACTTTCAATATTGGTTTGGGCGATCGCGAAATCTGCTGGAAACGGAGCAAATCGCCTTTTTGACTTCCCAGCAGCAATCTGACTTACTCGAAAGAGTCAAGCAGGCTCAAAATGAGGTAAGCACGGTTCAAATGTTGTTTAACGCCACAGGTGGTCAAGCTGGCGTGGAAACGGCAACTCTGATCCCCTGGCATCACTTGCTGATGGAATGTTGGCAGGTGGGAATGCGTTTCCGCATGGAAAAGTCCGCTCAATAG
- a CDS encoding DUF2973 domain-containing protein, with protein sequence MLHLLYILAFTLLAFLAVGNLIRNLISISADYQYNSNHQSKRYGSHRYKQVPHPEFIDEAGNVIDEPLLVMRSIAVEDARERLESLYENPPEAQK encoded by the coding sequence ATGTTGCACTTACTTTACATTTTGGCTTTTACATTGTTGGCTTTTTTGGCAGTTGGTAATTTGATTCGCAACTTAATAAGTATAAGTGCTGATTACCAGTATAACTCTAATCATCAATCCAAGCGATACGGTTCTCATAGATATAAGCAAGTGCCGCATCCAGAATTTATCGATGAGGCTGGCAACGTGATTGACGAACCTTTGTTGGTGATGCGATCGATCGCTGTAGAAGATGCTCGCGAAAGATTAGAATCTCTGTACGAAAATCCGCCAGAAGCTCAGAAGTAA
- a CDS encoding amylo-alpha-1,6-glucosidase — protein MTPDIVELDGKTFVPADRIPIAEWPCVLNEEPQPTLTLKDNDMFLVTDTLGNIASSFRNDVNASMGLFCNDTRFLSRLELQIEGHAPVLLNSTANKGFILSVLCTNPNIENRLKPDTISIRREVVLNGALFEEIEISNYSTSAVSFEISISFDADFVDLFEVRGFDRQNRGQRLRAVRDGNPAELETGELTLAYQGLDGAIMESRIEFQECLPDFFKDYTAIWQLNLESHQTKKIGYRLQMWMNNKPISRIHAAVTLGQAKAAEFMEEQHWAQQATHIRTDRAIFNQAIERAEQDIYLLRQSFEKGTVLSAGVPWFSTLFGRDSIIAASQTLMLNPSLARETLIVLAEYQGKKDDDWRDEQYGKILHEIRFGEMARTQEVPHTPYYGTVDATPLWLMLYAEYFAWTGDTEILERLWPNALAAMDWIDRNCQETGYLIYSCHSTRGLANQGWKDSGDCIVNRKGEQAQAPIALCEVQAYVYAAKVRLSEIARMKKRIDLCDRWQEEARDLKNRFNRDFWMEEEGFCALALDGEGKQVDSISSNPGHCLSLGILTPEKAYSVAERLRAPDMFNGWGIRTLSSLSPAYNPMGYHIGSVWPHDNSLIAMGLRSLGLIDQALEIFQGLIDMTLQQPYQRPPELFCGYERNGDNTPIRYPVACSPQAWATGSIFQLLQTIVNLVPDAPNNCLRIIDPALPESINSLFLQNLKVGGTLLDLEFQRSGNTTSCRVAKKRGNLRVVIEA, from the coding sequence ATGACACCGGATATTGTTGAGCTAGATGGTAAAACATTTGTCCCTGCCGATCGAATACCGATCGCAGAATGGCCTTGCGTTTTAAATGAAGAACCCCAACCTACCCTTACGCTCAAAGATAACGATATGTTTTTAGTTACCGATACGCTCGGTAACATTGCTTCTAGTTTCAGAAATGACGTGAATGCTAGCATGGGGTTGTTTTGCAATGACACCAGGTTTTTGAGTCGCCTGGAATTGCAAATCGAAGGTCACGCCCCAGTTTTGCTCAACAGCACTGCCAATAAAGGGTTTATTCTCTCCGTTTTATGTACGAATCCCAACATTGAAAATCGTCTTAAACCGGATACAATCAGCATCCGCCGGGAAGTCGTACTCAACGGTGCTTTGTTTGAAGAAATAGAAATTTCCAATTACAGTACTAGTGCGGTTAGCTTTGAAATTAGCATTAGTTTCGATGCTGATTTTGTCGATTTATTTGAAGTACGAGGCTTCGATCGCCAAAACCGAGGACAACGCTTAAGGGCAGTTCGCGATGGCAACCCAGCCGAACTAGAAACAGGCGAATTAACCTTAGCTTATCAAGGTTTGGATGGAGCAATTATGGAATCTCGGATCGAGTTTCAAGAATGCCTGCCAGACTTTTTTAAAGATTACACGGCGATTTGGCAATTAAATCTGGAGTCTCACCAAACCAAAAAAATCGGTTATCGGCTTCAGATGTGGATGAATAATAAACCGATTTCTAGAATACACGCTGCGGTTACTCTAGGACAGGCAAAAGCTGCCGAGTTCATGGAAGAGCAACATTGGGCGCAACAAGCTACCCACATTAGAACCGATCGCGCTATTTTCAATCAAGCGATCGAACGTGCCGAACAAGATATATACCTCCTGCGCCAATCTTTTGAAAAAGGCACGGTGCTTTCGGCAGGAGTACCTTGGTTTTCTACTTTATTCGGGCGCGACTCGATTATTGCGGCATCTCAAACCTTAATGCTCAACCCCTCGCTGGCACGGGAAACCCTGATCGTATTAGCCGAATACCAAGGCAAAAAAGACGACGATTGGCGAGATGAGCAATATGGCAAAATTTTACACGAAATTCGGTTTGGGGAAATGGCACGCACTCAAGAAGTGCCTCATACTCCTTACTACGGCACCGTAGACGCTACTCCCCTGTGGTTGATGCTGTATGCCGAGTATTTTGCCTGGACTGGCGATACCGAAATTCTCGAACGTTTGTGGCCCAATGCTTTGGCAGCGATGGACTGGATCGATCGCAATTGTCAAGAAACTGGCTATCTAATCTATTCCTGTCACTCTACGCGGGGTTTGGCAAACCAAGGTTGGAAAGACTCCGGAGACTGCATAGTTAATCGCAAAGGAGAACAAGCACAAGCACCAATTGCTTTGTGCGAAGTGCAAGCATACGTCTACGCAGCAAAAGTTCGACTGTCTGAAATTGCCAGAATGAAAAAGCGGATCGACTTATGCGATCGCTGGCAAGAAGAAGCCAGAGACTTAAAAAACCGTTTTAATCGCGATTTTTGGATGGAAGAAGAAGGATTTTGCGCTTTAGCATTAGATGGCGAAGGCAAACAAGTTGATAGTATTTCTTCTAATCCCGGTCACTGTCTCAGCTTGGGAATTCTCACCCCAGAAAAAGCTTATAGCGTAGCCGAACGTTTGCGGGCACCCGATATGTTTAACGGTTGGGGAATTCGCACCCTCAGCAGTTTATCCCCAGCTTACAATCCAATGGGTTATCACATCGGTTCCGTTTGGCCTCACGATAACTCATTAATTGCAATGGGATTACGCAGCCTCGGTTTAATCGATCAAGCTTTGGAAATTTTCCAAGGATTAATCGACATGACTCTCCAGCAACCTTATCAGCGTCCTCCAGAATTATTTTGCGGCTACGAACGTAACGGCGATAACACGCCAATTCGCTATCCCGTAGCTTGTTCCCCCCAAGCTTGGGCAACTGGCAGTATTTTTCAGCTGTTACAAACGATCGTGAATTTAGTGCCAGATGCCCCAAACAATTGTTTGCGAATTATCGATCCGGCACTACCCGAATCCATCAATTCCCTATTTCTCCAAAATTTGAAAGTAGGAGGAACTTTACTAGATTTAGAATTTCAGCGCAGTGGTAACACTACTTCTTGTCGAGTTGCCAAAAAACGCGGTAATTTGCGAGTTGTGATCGAAGCGTAA
- a CDS encoding YegS/Rv2252/BmrU family lipid kinase encodes MAGSAVLIFNPVAGQSNPDDDLAQIRAILEPELALEIIFTSEEVDAGQLAKNAIANGAQTAIVSGGDGTISAAAAALVGSNIPLGIISRGTANAFAAALGIPDHIPGACQTILEGNQRLIDAAYCNGKPMVLLAGVGFEAETVEKADRESKNRFGMLAYILAGIRQLRELKRFEAEIETEDKIIHLSASAITIANVAPPTSILAQGPAGLIVDDGLLDITVVAPINLAGAIAASYHLLQTALSGDAAERDDIGYLRAKKVKVTTEPPQKVVLDGEPIGTTPIEVECLPAALTIFLPQVEEPQPTEKLSGLPNLKIEQKL; translated from the coding sequence ATGGCTGGTTCTGCTGTTTTAATATTTAATCCCGTAGCGGGTCAAAGTAACCCCGATGATGATTTGGCTCAGATTAGAGCAATTTTAGAACCCGAACTGGCATTAGAAATTATTTTTACCAGCGAGGAAGTTGATGCGGGTCAACTAGCAAAAAATGCGATCGCAAATGGTGCCCAAACCGCGATCGTATCTGGCGGCGATGGTACGATTTCTGCGGCGGCGGCAGCTTTGGTGGGAAGCAATATTCCTTTAGGAATAATTTCGCGAGGAACTGCCAATGCTTTTGCGGCGGCTTTAGGTATTCCAGATCACATACCAGGTGCGTGTCAAACTATTTTAGAAGGTAACCAGCGCTTAATCGATGCGGCGTATTGCAACGGTAAGCCGATGGTGCTGTTGGCTGGGGTTGGTTTTGAGGCAGAAACAGTAGAAAAAGCCGATCGAGAATCGAAAAATCGGTTTGGAATGCTGGCTTATATCTTAGCGGGAATCCGACAACTGAGAGAATTAAAAAGGTTTGAAGCGGAAATCGAAACGGAAGATAAAATTATTCACCTCAGCGCATCTGCAATTACGATCGCGAACGTAGCACCACCTACCTCGATCTTAGCCCAAGGCCCAGCAGGTTTAATCGTAGATGATGGTTTATTAGATATCACCGTAGTAGCGCCGATTAATTTAGCAGGTGCGATCGCCGCATCTTATCATTTACTTCAAACCGCTTTAAGCGGTGACGCCGCCGAACGAGATGATATCGGCTATCTACGGGCAAAAAAAGTAAAAGTCACCACCGAACCACCCCAAAAAGTAGTATTGGATGGAGAACCGATCGGCACTACCCCCATTGAAGTGGAATGTCTGCCAGCAGCTTTAACGATCTTCTTACCCCAAGTAGAAGAACCTCAGCCTACAGAAAAGTTATCAGGACTTCCCAATCTGAAAATCGAGCAAAAACTGTGA
- a CDS encoding chlororespiratory reduction protein 7: MADPMMFKEEAFVVLQPNQPEQFLTPSELLEKLKSILATRQNDLPRDLQKFQDLESQAQYLLDTSCELDMGPGQYFQWYAVRLEK, encoded by the coding sequence ATGGCAGACCCAATGATGTTTAAGGAGGAAGCCTTTGTTGTCCTCCAACCAAACCAACCGGAGCAATTTCTTACCCCATCGGAATTACTAGAAAAGCTCAAGAGTATTTTGGCGACCAGACAGAATGATTTGCCTAGAGATTTACAAAAATTTCAGGATTTAGAATCCCAAGCTCAATATTTGCTAGATACTTCCTGCGAATTGGACATGGGGCCAGGACAGTACTTTCAGTGGTATGCAGTGCGCCTAGAGAAATAA
- a CDS encoding DUF99 family protein, which produces MNLESLLKLDRVIRAIGFDDAPFKRRKGSLVPISGIICANTRFEGMVWGKVRQDGWNATDTICQLLIGGKFLPQLHIVLLDGIAFGGFNVVDLPLLSQRLALPCVTVMRRPPDLSKIETAIRRLPYPEKRLALLKRAGKIHTFQSFFFQVCGESPEIIGAVLQRLTDCGKVPEALRLAHLIGAAVVKGESGKSA; this is translated from the coding sequence ATGAATTTAGAATCTCTGCTCAAACTCGATCGAGTAATTCGCGCGATCGGTTTTGATGATGCACCTTTTAAACGTCGCAAAGGCAGCCTGGTTCCTATTAGCGGAATTATTTGTGCAAATACCCGCTTTGAGGGTATGGTTTGGGGAAAGGTGCGACAAGATGGCTGGAATGCTACCGATACAATTTGTCAATTACTGATCGGTGGAAAATTTTTACCGCAATTACATATCGTGTTACTAGATGGGATTGCTTTCGGTGGCTTTAATGTAGTAGATTTACCTCTACTTTCTCAACGCCTTGCCCTGCCTTGCGTGACGGTAATGCGGCGTCCTCCAGACTTGAGTAAAATAGAAACAGCGATTCGTCGTTTACCATATCCAGAAAAACGCCTTGCTTTACTCAAACGCGCCGGAAAAATTCATACTTTTCAGTCATTTTTCTTTCAAGTTTGCGGGGAAAGTCCAGAAATAATCGGTGCAGTGCTACAACGTTTGACTGATTGCGGTAAAGTGCCGGAAGCTTTACGTTTGGCACATTTAATCGGTGCTGCCGTCGTTAAAGGTGAAAGCGGTAAATCTGCTTAA
- a CDS encoding ATP-binding protein: MSQRHIITAKEVNLNNCDEEAIHIPGSIQPHGVLLVLREPQLTILQASNNTADFFGISPERIIKKNISELIDDSQLISLKEALANEDIQIVNPFKLSLFTTTGNRLFDGIIHRNDGVLILELEPAPSPENVPFFNFYHLVRTSASKIQESSNLQILCETIAKEIKQLTGFDRVMLYKFNAEGHGTVVAEEKNSELEPFLGLNYPASDIPKQARRLYCLNWLRLIPDINYQPVEITPTNNPVNNDFLDLSHSALRSVSPLHVEYLQNMGVGASMSISLVKEQKLWGLVACHHYSAKYVSYEVRTACKFLAQVMSLELTAKENNQDYDYKLKLKSINNKLIEYMSRDNNFVGGLVQHYPNLLDLVSANGAAVCIGKDCVVVGKTPEVVDIQKLIKLLDNHKQEIFYTDSLAQLYPEAEKYKDLASGLIAISISPTLSNYVLWFRPEVIQTVNWAGNPNEAVEIKDNGKVRLSPRKSFQLWKETVKLKSLPWKQCEIEAALELKNAIITIVLRQVDELAKLNAALQESEAREREKAVQLEQAIKELKATQTQLIQTEKMSALGQLVAGVAHEINNPINFIYGNLSHADEYTQELINLVKLYRKHFPSPGDEISAQSEEMELEFVIEDLPKLLSSMKVGAERIRDIVQGLRNFSRLDESEKKFVDIHEGIDSTLLILGKRLKPSPFHTGIQVIKKYSKLPHIECYASQLNQVFMNIITNAIDALEELMPSRKLIDDRPLPKIIIRTELINENWVKISIKDNGPGISQELQKRLFDPFFTTKTVGKGSGIGLAISYSVVVEKHGGKLSCVSVPGNGAELIVELPLKATKS; this comes from the coding sequence ATGAGTCAGCGGCATATCATAACAGCAAAAGAAGTAAATTTAAATAACTGTGACGAAGAAGCCATTCACATTCCTGGTTCGATTCAACCTCATGGAGTACTTTTAGTACTAAGAGAACCTCAGTTAACCATTTTACAAGCCAGCAATAATACTGCGGATTTTTTTGGAATTTCTCCCGAAAGAATCATTAAAAAGAATATTTCCGAACTCATAGACGATTCACAGCTAATTTCTTTAAAAGAAGCTTTGGCAAATGAAGATATTCAAATCGTTAACCCGTTTAAACTCTCCTTGTTCACTACAACTGGAAATCGGTTGTTTGATGGAATTATCCATCGAAATGATGGAGTATTAATTCTGGAATTGGAACCAGCACCTTCACCAGAAAATGTACCTTTTTTCAATTTTTACCATTTAGTCAGAACTTCTGCATCTAAGATTCAAGAATCTTCAAATTTACAAATTTTATGTGAAACTATCGCTAAAGAAATCAAACAACTTACAGGTTTTGACAGAGTAATGTTGTATAAATTCAATGCGGAAGGACACGGAACTGTAGTAGCAGAGGAAAAAAATTCAGAATTAGAACCTTTTTTAGGATTAAACTACCCGGCATCAGACATTCCCAAACAAGCAAGAAGATTGTATTGCTTAAATTGGCTGAGATTAATTCCAGATATTAATTATCAGCCCGTAGAAATCACGCCTACCAATAATCCCGTTAATAACGATTTTTTGGATCTCAGCCACTCAGCTTTAAGAAGCGTGTCTCCTTTGCACGTAGAGTATCTGCAAAATATGGGAGTTGGCGCTTCTATGTCTATATCTTTGGTTAAAGAACAGAAACTTTGGGGATTGGTAGCTTGTCATCATTATTCAGCCAAGTATGTATCTTATGAAGTGCGTACAGCTTGCAAATTTCTGGCACAAGTAATGTCGTTAGAACTTACTGCTAAGGAAAATAATCAAGATTATGATTACAAGTTAAAGCTAAAGTCAATCAACAATAAGTTGATTGAATATATGTCTAGAGACAATAATTTTGTGGGTGGACTAGTGCAGCACTATCCAAATTTATTGGACTTAGTTAGCGCCAATGGTGCGGCAGTTTGTATTGGAAAAGATTGTGTCGTCGTGGGAAAAACTCCTGAGGTAGTAGATATCCAAAAATTAATTAAATTGCTAGATAATCATAAACAGGAAATTTTTTATACTGATTCTTTAGCTCAACTGTATCCGGAAGCAGAGAAATATAAAGATTTAGCTAGTGGGTTAATAGCTATTTCGATTTCTCCTACATTGAGTAATTATGTTTTATGGTTTCGCCCAGAAGTAATTCAAACCGTGAATTGGGCAGGTAATCCTAATGAAGCAGTGGAAATCAAAGATAATGGTAAGGTACGTTTGTCTCCTCGAAAATCTTTTCAATTATGGAAAGAAACGGTTAAATTAAAATCTTTACCTTGGAAACAATGCGAAATTGAAGCAGCGCTTGAATTAAAAAATGCGATTATTACGATCGTGTTGCGACAAGTAGATGAACTAGCTAAATTAAACGCTGCTTTGCAAGAATCTGAAGCGAGAGAACGAGAAAAAGCCGTTCAACTAGAACAGGCTATCAAAGAACTTAAGGCAACACAGACTCAGTTAATTCAAACCGAAAAAATGTCTGCTTTAGGGCAATTAGTGGCGGGTGTTGCTCATGAAATTAACAATCCGATTAACTTTATTTACGGCAATCTTTCCCATGCAGATGAATATACACAAGAATTGATAAATTTGGTCAAATTATACCGCAAACACTTTCCTTCCCCTGGCGATGAAATTAGCGCACAATCTGAGGAAATGGAACTTGAATTTGTAATAGAAGATTTACCCAAGCTACTCAGTTCGATGAAGGTGGGGGCGGAACGAATTCGAGATATAGTTCAGGGATTGCGTAATTTTTCGCGCTTAGATGAAAGTGAAAAGAAATTCGTAGATATTCACGAAGGGATAGATAGCACCTTGTTAATTTTGGGGAAACGCCTCAAACCCAGTCCTTTTCATACGGGTATTCAAGTAATTAAAAAATATAGCAAATTACCGCATATCGAGTGTTACGCTAGTCAGTTAAATCAAGTATTTATGAATATTATAACTAATGCAATTGATGCTTTAGAAGAGTTAATGCCAAGTAGAAAATTAATCGACGATCGCCCATTACCTAAAATTATAATTCGGACTGAACTAATCAACGAAAATTGGGTAAAAATTAGCATAAAAGATAACGGCCCTGGTATTTCCCAAGAACTACAAAAAAGGTTATTCGATCCATTTTTTACTACTAAAACTGTGGGCAAAGGTAGTGGTATTGGTTTGGCAATTAGCTATTCTGTGGTGGTAGAAAAACATGGAGGTAAATTGAGTTGCGTATCAGTACCGGGAAACGGAGCAGAATTGATCGTTGAGCTTCCTTTAAAAGCAACTAAGAGTTGA